A genomic window from Cucumis melo cultivar AY chromosome 8, USDA_Cmelo_AY_1.0, whole genome shotgun sequence includes:
- the LOC103485269 gene encoding zinc finger CCCH domain-containing protein 38 isoform X5 — protein MGRSRSRSWSRSRSRSRSPHSFKRDSGFHDRNRNRSRVSTQLCREFVSGRCRRGNGCQFLHQDNQNMDDSWESRNRKGGRSLRSTPHDFRDYPRSGRAAAQCTDFVKGRCHRGASCKYPHDSAFHELARGSPNDISRDRENDRSKEAYFSRGEREPGNSSLVICKFFAAGTCRNGKNCKFSHHSQSRASPERKSSTDRWEQVQFSDGRERLWDGTKSSELASASDFSQLREDKGEQIASQEPSYTWASEQKWVHGLNNESKTQWDQTVGIKAVQNNKNDTILSKAEDAGGCIGTSDPRGHRKWPSDDMEMSPDWHYPVQPSNHVVKGDCNIVPDSGSKTSIALATLSHAIVQEALAKKQDIAIEPITADNTHFRQNHNLTKDVTSASAFNDKITIEKTIASHAEGNPSSNTVLGQRMAYHTDHPGGTVLNPKVSDGNFRVKQQEDDGSVPGINSGTTITPNIVTSEQITQLTNLSVSLAQYFGNVQPLPQLYNSLNTQSVSETASFPYSDASTGALGLPTKSGPVVESSKQHDSALCNSLELKKFEVTKTPSDCLPNAAGQKSTTEVKDEVQMPNLPPSDPRDKVDISAKETLHRSDAINHAKPAADGEATKEKNGDGDNENKTDPEDSQENDTTENANGNDGAHDKKKGKDAKGIRAFKFALVEFVKELLKPTWKEGHISKDVYKTIVKKVVDKVTGTLQGGHIPQTQEKIDHYLSFSKSKLTKLVQVTTIFYSIEFSLLFSTLLHTLHWTVDYFSWFIVFFITSVKIS, from the coding sequence GGGTAGGAGTAGAAGCCGGAGTTGGAGTAGAAGCCGGAGTAGAAGTAGAAGTCCTCATAGTTTTAAGCGGGACTCAGGATTTCATGATAGAAACAGAAACAGATCGCGTGTTTCAACTCAACTGTGCAGAGAGTTTGTTTCTGGAAGATGCAGACGAGGTAATGGATGTCAATTTCTTCACCAGGACAATCAAAATATGGATGATAGCTGGGAAAGTAGGAACAGGAAGGGGGGCCGATCTTTAAGATCTACCCCTCATGATTTTAGGGACTATCCCAGGAGTGGAAGAGCAGCTGCTCAATGTACTGATTTTGTGAAGGGAAGGTGTCATAGGGGCGCCTCTTGCAAGTATCCTCACGACAGTGCATTTCATGAGCTAGCACGAGGTTCTCCAAATGATATTAGTAGAGACAGGGAAAATGATAGGAGTAAAGAAGCCTACTTTTCACGTGGTGAGCGTGAACCTGGCAATAGCAGTTTGGTTATCTGTAAATTTTTTGCTGCTGGAACTTGTCGTAATGGGAAAAATTGCAAGTTTTCTCATCATAGCCAGTCACGTGCAAGTCCAGAGAGGAAATCAAGTACTGATAGGTGGGAACAGGTCCAATTTTCAGATGGTAGGGAACGGTTGTGGGATGGCACAAAATCGAGTGAATTGGCCAGTGCTTCAGATTTCTCTCAGTTGAGAGAGGACAAAGGTGAACAAATTGCTAGTCAAGAACCAAGTTATACATGGGCTTCGGAACAAAAATGGGTTCATGGTTTGAATAATGAGAGCAAAACTCAGTGGGATCAAACTGTTGGCATAAAGGCAgttcaaaataacaaaaacgATACCATTCTGAGCAAGGCAGAGGATGCAGGTGGTTGCATAGGCACTTCTGACCCTAGAGGTCACAGAAAGTGGCCAAGTGATGATATGGAGATGTCTCCTGATTGGCACTACCCTGTGCAACCATCCAATCATGTGGTGAAAGGTGATTGCAACATTGTCCCAGATTCTGGCTCTAAAACTTCCATAGCTTTAGCCACTCTTAGCCATGCGATAGTTCAAGAGGCTCTGGCTAAGAAGCAAGACATTGCCATAGAGCCTATAACAGCTGATAATACTCATTTTCGGCAAAACCATAATCTAACAAAAGATGTTACTAGTGCATCAGCATTCAATGATAAGATTACAATCGAAAAAACTATTGCTTCACATGCTGAAGGCAATCCTTCTAGTAACACTGTCCTCGGACAAAGAATGGCATATCACACTGATCATCCAGGAGGAACTGTATTGAATCCGAAAGTTTCAGATGGAAATTTCAGAGTCAAACAGCAGGAGGATGATGGAAGTGTGCCTGGGATTAATTCTGGAACAACTATCACTCCAAACATAGTAACTAGTGAACAAATTACCCAATTAACTAACCTCTCAGTCTCTCTTGCACAATATTTTGGAAATGTGCAACCCTTGCCTCAATTATACAACTCTCTTAATACGCAGAGTGTTTCAGAAACAGCTTCCTTCCCTTATTCTGATGCATCCACGGGTGCTTTGGGGCTACCAACGAAGTCAGGTCCTGTAGTTGAATCCTCAAAGCAACATGATTCTGCTCTCTGTAATAGCTTGGAGCTTAAGAAGTTTGAAGTCACTAAAACACCTTCAGACTGTTTGCCAAATGCTGCTGGACAGAAAAGCACTACAGAAGTGAAGGATGAAGTACAGATGCCAAATTTACCTCCATCTGATCCTCGTGACAAGGTTGACATCTCTGCTAAAGAAACTTTACATAGGAGTGATGCAATAAATCATGCGAAGCCTGCTGCCGATGGTGAGGCTACCAAAGAGAAAAATGGTGATGGGGATAATGAGAACAAGACTGACCCAGAGGATTCTCAAGAGAATGATACTACAGAAAATGCAAATGGGAATGATGGGGCCCATGATAAGAAGAAAGGTAAGGATGCCAAGGGAATTCGTGCCTTTAAATTTGCACTTGTGGAATTTGTCAAGGAACTTCTAAAACCTACATGGAAGGAAGGTCATATCAGCAAAGATGTTTATAAAACCATAGTCAAGAAAGTGGTGGACAAAGTGACAGGTACCTTGCAGGGGGGTCATATTCCTCAAACGCAGGAGAAAATTGATCACTAcctttcattttcaaaatcaaagcTCACTAAACTTGTTCAGGTAACTACAATTTTCTATTCAATTGagttttctttattgttttccACCCTACTTCATACTCTGCACTGGACAGTTGACTATTTTTCTTGGTTTATCGTATTTTTCATTACTTCAGTGAAGATCTCTTGA